One genomic region from Phoenix dactylifera cultivar Barhee BC4 unplaced genomic scaffold, palm_55x_up_171113_PBpolish2nd_filt_p 000923F, whole genome shotgun sequence encodes:
- the LOC103709981 gene encoding glycosyl hydrolase 5 family protein-like, producing MKIPMRPLLYLLLLSFLPSNSLQARLATSSPSLPLSTSSRWIVDGNGRRVKLACVNWAAHLEAAAAEGLGKQPLDTISRRVVALGFNCVRLTWPLYLLTNASLGSLPLRASLAGLGLLESAAAAAVNNPALLDLPLLQAFQAVVSNLASNNIMVILDNQISKPGWCCSKFDENGFFGDKYFDPDEWLRGLTMMATMFNSSANVVGMSLRNELRGPKQNINLWYRYMQIGAEAVHAANPDLLIILSGLDYDKDLSFLSEKQVKLTFTDKVVFELHWYGFSDGGDWENGNPNEVCGSVVDNMTKNGGFLLEQGWPLFLSEFGVDQSGRNMADNRFLSCFLSVAAELDLDWALWALQGSYYIREGQLGYDETYGVLGWDWCKARNSSFVNRIAALQAPFQGPGLSNNSPYDIIFHPLTGLCVVKKSSSKNLLELGLCANSEAWNYTAEQNVMLEGTKYCMLAKGAGRRARLGTGCGGSNSIWELISDSRMHVSSKLPKNGSTVCLDISQDGTIITNLCKCLSQDGTCNPDSQWFKIIRSTRERESQTTHLKLPSQA from the exons ATGAAGATTCCCATGAGACCCCTTCtatatctcctcctcctctcattCCTTCCATCCAATTCTCTTCAGGCGAGATTGGCAACATCATCGCCGTCTCTCCCCTTGTCGACGAGCTCGCGATGGATCGTGGACGGGAACGGCCGGCGGGTGAAGCTGGCCTGCGTCAACTGGGCGGCGCAcctggaggcggcggcggcggaggggctGGGGAAGCAGCCACTCGACACCATCTCCCGGCGAGTAGTCGCTCTGGGCTTCAACTGTGTCCGTCTCACCTGGCCACTCTACCTCCTCACCAACGCCTCTCTCGGCTCCCTCCCCCTTCGCGCCTCCCtcgccggcctcggcctcctcgagtccgccgccgccgccgccgtcaaCAACCCAGCGCTGCTGGATCTCCCTCTCCTCCAGGCCTTTCAG GCTGTGGTGTCAAATCTGGCCAGCAACAACATAATGGTCATACTGGACAATCAAATAAGCAAGCCTGGGTGGTGCTGCAGcaaatttgatgaaaatggCTTCTTTGGAGACAAATACTTTGATCCTGATGAATGGTTACGGGGCCTAACAATGATGGCAACAATGTTCAACAGTTCGGCCAATGTGGTTGGCATGAGCTTGAGGAATGAGCTCCGCGGCCCCAAGCAGAATATTAACCTTTGGTACAG GTACATGCAAATAGGTGCAGAGGCAGTGCATGCAGCAAATCCTGATCTTTTAATTATACTATCAGGGTTAGACTATGATAAAGATCTCAGCTTCTTATCTGAGAAGCAAGTGAAATTAACATTCACAGACAAGGTTGTTTTCGAGCTACATTGGTACGGGTTCTCAGATGGTGGCGATTGGGAGAATGGGAACCCTAATGAAGTCTGTGGAAGTGTAGTGGATAACATGACGAAGAATGGAGGCTTCCTATTAGAACAAGGGTGGCCATTGTTCCTCTCTGAATTTGGGGTGGATCAAAGTGGAAGGAATATGGCTGACAACCGCTTCTTGAGCTGCTTCCTAAGTGTGGCAGCTGAACTGGATCTGGATTGGGCTCTGTGGGCATTGCAAGGGAGTTACTATATTAGAGAGGGGCAACTGGGATATGATGAGACCTATGGTGTGCTTGGCTGGGATTGGTGTAAGGCCAGGAATTCAAGTTTTGTAAATAGAATTGCTGCTCTACAAGCTCCCTTCCAAG GACCTGGTCTATCCAATAATTCTCCATACGATATAATCTTCCATCCATTAACTGGACTTTGTGTTGTAAAAAAGTCTTCATCAAAGAACCTGCTTGAGTTAGGCCTGTGTGCAAATTCAGAAGCCTGGAACTACACAGCAGAGCAGAATGTAATGCTAGAAGGCACAAAATACTGCATGCTAGCCAAAGGCGCAGGTCGGCGGGCAAGGCTTGGAACTGGTTGTGGTGgctccaattcaatttgggaACTAATTTCAGACTCCAGGATGCATGTTTCATCCAAGCTTCCCAAAAATGGCAGCACTGTATGTTTGGATATCAGCCAGGACGGTACTATCATAACTAATTTGTGCAAGTGCCTAAGCCAGGATGGGACATGCAATCCAGATAGCCAATGGTTCAAAATTATCAGAAGCACTAGGGAAAGAGAGAGCCAAACTACTCATTTAAAATTACCCTCCCAAGCATAG